AAGGAATCTCGATGACTTCCTTTAAATAGAAAACACGCGGAAAGTCATAGGGTTACGAAATAGTGACCTAAGGGCCTGAAAGGGTTTGAAAGTGacagaaattttttaaaaatatatgttAGTCAATATTCtcaaatcattattaattaataattgggGCTTAATTGATCTGTTCTTAACAAATAGTGTATTTGTGCAGCAGataaattcatcaattggCGTAATTCTAGGCCCATCCATATCTTGAGCATTGATAAACGGCTTGCATCTTGAATTAATGTGTTAGACTCCTTGCGCAGTGCATATTCTCGAAGAATAGGTAAAGAgctataaaaaaagaaatcaaaGGAAAGCAACAAAATGACAATCTCAACCAGTGGAGTAAGGTGCATTGTCAAAAGTTAATAAATGATATAGAAGTTAGTACAATTGTCCCTaataattagaaaatatgaTTGGATTAGCAGAAACaaatgtattattattcttcaAATCCATTCAAGAAAACATAAAATACGAACCTTGAAAATAAATCCATATCGGGATCTAGCTGTCTACCAATCccttctaataataaaattgctACAACGATTGAAACGAAGTCTCCTTCAAGTCTTACATGATGATGTCTTACCATATTCAACATTTGTTGTAGTAAATCACCAATAGAGACTGTCCCTAAAGTGAAAGTTCTCTTTTTAACTTTGTCGATTAATTTTTCGACTTTCATGGCAAATATCTCCTTATCAACAGCAGTCTCTGGTGTTCTTGATCTTTCGATCATCAGCTCACCAGCTTCATAACCATCAAATCTTACTAAGGCATTAAATAACGCAATAAAGTTAACTCTGTTTCGAGAATTTAGTTCTGTGACTAGACCAGTATCAATAAAGCATATCTGTGGAgtatattcatttaaaacGTACTTCATGTCTGATATAAACTCAGGCTTTTTTGCCTCATCGATTCTACTATCTTTATATAAACGCATCAATTTATGAACAATTTGGTAAGACTCTTCTTCATTAGAAATTACTTTGGTACCATTATTATCCATcttgataaaattaattaatacaTTACCAGGATGTAAATCTGCATGAATAAAATCGTCAATAATtaacattttcaaaaaatgaatCCACAAAAGGGGTGCTAACTCGCTGAAATAAAACAGGgtcattaatttcattttaatttttaaaaaatgttcCATAGGAAATGctttaatatattcttcaaataatacattGTTTGTTGTAATTTCCGTGAAACTCTTTGGAAACTTAATATTGGggaaattttcaaaatttttattaaacatGGAAAGGTTCATGCTCTCAATTCTTAAATCTAATTGTAAAttcataaatatttcaaattgttGAACTTCATCAGGTAATGATAACCATTCCATTGTTGGAATTGcgtttattatatttgcaAAAAATCTCATAAGTTTTATATCTCTTTTAATTATTGTACGTACGTTGGGATGCAACACTTTAACAGCTAACCATTTATTTTGGAGCAAGTACTTCCTATTATCTTCATCTAAATAAgtatttttgtaaatataattctcttttattttaccaACATGAACTTGGGCAATGGCCCCAACCCCCGTAGGtgaatcattaaattcttcgaaaatattttcaaaattattctcGTTTAATGAATTACATATTTGATCTTTGGTATATTCAGAAGAATGTTTCCTTGAGTTGCTATGTAATTTGCCTAATTCGTTACAAAACGCTTGGCATAAAATATCGGTTCTTGAGCCTGCCCATTGCCCtaatttaatgaaactTGGTCCAGCCAATTCTAAGGAAATTCGTACTAGTCTAAACCAATAAATAGATCCAGTAGTTTCAAATTCCGGATCTTTCATGTCATTGGCATTTATCAGTACTTTGTTGCCAAGCCAAGTCATGGGATAGACAAGTACTAGAGGTAAGAATAATGAAGTAAGTTGAAAAAACCTTACAATAGTTGCCAGAGGTTCAATTATGTTATCAGCTAATAAATACCAAGATTTGATTAAACTTCTTAGAATAACGTTttgatatttcttaatGAATATGTCTCGTTCTTTCTCATTTTTGTTATATAACTCTTCTCTTGAGGTTAAATAAAGACTCATCTCGAAGGTATCACCATTAGGATTTAAACTCAATACATCGTTATATATTGCCTCGGTTGAAGTTTTCCATAACCAATAACTAATGCCGCTGGCGGGTATTatggaatattttaatacaCTGCTTTGGAGGATATGCCGGTTATTCAAGTGCTTAATGGAATTTGTTTGCCAAACATGCCGTACACTGAACGTAGAAGTGGCtctatttttcaaaaataatctCGTGAAAGTTCTAGTATACATATTGACCcttattttatcttttaaaatagttAATTTGATCTTGGAACTATCCGCAATAATCCTTATATGGTTCAATCAGTGTTAGGAAAAATATTAcgttatttttatttagaaaaatatatattatcttATTATCTATATCATATTGATACATAGTTGCCATTAAGATAGCCTGTCGAAAACCTCAACTGACTTTATGCCtatgttttttattatttgacaATCTTGATTGAACTTTTAAAGTTGTAAAACATTCGCGCGTTACCCGGGGtctcaaaaaaaagaatatagaaaaaataagaataatctgttttataagaaataagaaataGTTTAGTTTTCTAGCTAAAATCGTCATTTATAATAGCTAGgttgtttttatttctattttactAGTGGAAAGACAAATTTTATAGAGTTTGAGAACCGTAACTGAGGTGTGGACAGATTACGTTAAAGAGtggatgaaaaaaaattaaaaaagaaaaaaaatataaaattagaaaaaaaaaccaaTCTTTGAAGTATCTATAACATTCAAAATACAGGAATCTTTTGAAAGTCCCTAGACTACATCATGAATAATATCGCAAGAAAGTTATTAAGGGAATGGAAATATCTTATACGTCACTCTCCTGAGTCTCAAaaacttttctttttgaaaCCACAAGATTCAGATATCCACCTGTGGCATCTGGTGCTTTCTCACCCACAAACAGGTATGGAAATATATCTTGTGTTATATATCAATATAGATGAACTTCGAGACATTAagagaaataattttaatagtCATGGCCATGCTTTTAATAACAATGGTGTTAATTCCAATAGCATTATCATGAGATGTATTACACCAAATTTGATATGTCCtataaataagaatatCTCAGTAACTCATTTACGAGTCCTGTTAAAGGAAAATGGATTCAATGGATTAATTCACTTTTTATGGTCAAAATTTTTCGATCCCATTAATGACACTAGGTTTTGtacaaacaataatattcagAAACTGTGCAAATTGGGCTACATTTGGAATAGGACAATGTCAAGAAGCTTTAGAAGTTTGTTTCCTGAAATTATTGGAACCTTACAACAGGGTGATTACCTATTTGTAAAGGAATACTCTAAACGATTAAGAATGGATatcaataatgatatttttggGACCTGCAATGTATCAACTGATTATAACAATGATATAAACACTTCTACCATGAATACCTCCATTGAAATTCCATGTTTAAGTACCAATCCCTCTGATATTCTAGCTTGTGACTCTACCCCCTCACAgccattattttctaataactTTGGCCAAAAGAGACTACAGCATGATGATTCAACCAacacttttaataaaaataagcGTTCAAGAAACTCTTGAACGTAAATTCataatcaataaattcaataatatcaatatcacCCAAGCTAGAAATTATTAGCCAAAGAAGACATACAAATTCACCCTATCACTCATATTCAAATTtgcatttaattttatcatttcaATAGCACTTATATCTTAGCATTTACACTTTTactttataaaattttcttttatttatagaCAATTATTTCCgtcattttcatttctttaattaattatttttgatatttatcCTATGACCAGTTCACAAAGTTGTCTTCAAAAATAGATATAAATGTTTGTCTCTCTCACCTTATCAATATTGGTGATccttaaaataaatacaatcttcaaaaattgaaaaaattatcaactttgttattattcaaCTATTAATATGAAGAATGTATTTATTGGTATTTATTACTTTTCTAAGTATATATTCCGATTCATCGATgagatttttcttttaagaaaaattgcatcaaattgaaaaaaaaattttagataaaattaatCTTTGCAATTGTATATGACACAcacaatatatatatatatatagctATCTTAATAGATTAACACAATCAAAATATGGGCATTCCAGAAGTTACTGAAGCTATATCTGCACAGGATGTCAATGAAGACTCATTCACAAAACTTAATGGTCGCAAGAACCAATCTGTCACCAAACCAGTAACAGTGGATTCTGAAACGGGTGAAATTCTTGTCCGTAGAGCTACAGGAAAAGCAAGAGTTCGTCGTGGTCaaactgaagaagaatataACGAACAATTGCGTCAATATTTTACTGAAGAAAATGGACCAACTAGGACTGAGCCAAATTTTATGGATAATGTCAATGATTTTGATGAAAAGTTAGATACTATGGATTTATCAATCAAACAAAATCGTTTACGTTTACAGGCTTATCCACAAAGAGCATATTATAGgagaaattattcaatttgtAAAGACTTGTGTTCAAAATTGATCCTCAAGGTGAAAGACATTCCTAAGATTCAGCGTGAActtgaagaattagaatatatGCAAAACCAATGCATGTTACGCTTATCTAAAGAGTAAATTGGTGAGACGATAAAAGATCATGCTTTGGCtacattttaaacaaaatatgGTTCAAATTGTTGTAATGGTTATCTTTTTATGTCAAATTTGCTGTAAATTCTTTGcgttaatttttaaatacgGATTTCCACagaattgaagaatttccCCATCTTaatctaatttaaaaacTACGAAATGATAATACAATGTATAAAGAACACAGAGGTTAAAACAAGTCAGTATTTACTAACGTcactattactattataatCTCAACCTCAATTATTTAATCATTGACAATGGCTTATAACAAGCAACTAGAAGCCAAGCTTGAacagaaatatattcataataAGGTGGTAACGGACCCTGAAATATCAGCAGCTCTCGCAAGAATATATCCattattgattattattaatacaacATTAGACAATATATTATGGATTTGTAATGACCATTGCCTTCCAtttatatatcttttaGCTATAGAAATCTGCCTAACCCCCTTAGATCATTCAAGGAATATTAAGAATATCACAAGCTATTCTTATAGAATGTGGTCAATTTTACAAACTTGGTTTGCATTAATGAGTTTAGTATTTCTTTCAACTTCGTTATGTTATTATATTGTTACTGTTTAcaatgatttgaaaaaattagaagcTCCCACTTCAGAggatattttaattgcaTTAAACTCGATGacagaaaaattaaaagtcCTTAAAGTAGAAACTTTAAGGGgttattcaattaatatgaataaattaatcgtctacttttttatttttataccaattcaaatattcttaaACAATTCAGTTTTcagtgaaaaatatttacgACTATTTGCGTTATCTTTCTTATTCTTTCATTCTTCTTGGGTACAAACCactattaaaatattttggagGTTAACTATTACTAGATACATATATTTTGcattttattatctattaaaCCCATTTGCATTTAAATGTCGTTGGCCAAGCATTAAAGGTTTGAacatttatatttcaaaaatttcacCAAATGCTATAGCAGATTTACCATTTCCAgaatcatttgaaatacTTTCTAATATTGAAGAGCAAATTGCATTACTCAAAACGTATCCCAGAATAGatactaataattcaatttctcTACCTTCTAACAGAAATGCAGAGACATCATCCACTAAACCAATTCATTCTGTGCCTGAAATTTCagaatctaataatttaactCTGACAACTCCTGATATTTTACATAAGAGTATCTCAAATTCAGCCTCCATCACACGATCAATTCCACCTGTACCAGGCactatttcaaaatctCTTCCAAGATCTCTCCCACCTTTTCCAAATTCTGCCCCAGGGCCTGTGCCACAAACCTCATGCTTCACACCAAGGCCTACTCCACCAATTCCAAACTCTGCTCCAAAGCCATCTGTACCTGTGCTAAACCCTGCTGCAACATCTGTCTCACCTTTATCAAAATCTTCCTCCAGACCTGTTCCCCCAATTCCTAATTCTATATCTAGTAGCACATCTCCACTAACCAATGCTGATAAGCCCACTTCTTCAGCAAGTGACTTAAATCCGCTAACATCTGATTTAATAACAACACCAAAGGAAACTGTATCTTCTACAAGTGAAATTACCACAGAAAATAACCTTCTCGTGGAGTCGAATGATGAAACGATCTCTGCTAATAACgataataaatctaattcACAATCACTATTACCTTCTGAACCAACGAATAAAGATTCTAGTTTTTGTGCAACTGATTTACAATTGCCAAATTCTTCTCTTATTACCCCTTCCAATGGTTGTATCAGTGTCATAGATATTACCATTATGGaaaatcaaagaaaatGGAGAGCTTTGGGATGGAGTGGTATTACGTTGAAATATGAAAGAGCaaattttacaataaaTCTGGATGACGAAACTTCGACAAAACAACTACCAGAACTTATTACTAACCAGAATCTTCAAGCCATTGTTTCTCCTTTAGAATTGCAAAATACCATGAATTCAATACCGGATTGGAAGTGGTTAGATAATGGCTGGGTAACATTCGATTGGGATTATATGGATACTGATTGGAATTATCTTGGGAAAGTTGAATCGTTAGAATGTTTTACCCGTTCTAGAAAGTGGAAAAGACGTatatattctattaaaaCTAAGAAATGAAGTATTCTTATGTGCTCTCTATTTGATACTTAACCTTAGATTTATGAACTACATAgctatattttaaaaagatacataactaaatataataaagcATAACTATATTTAGAGTTGATTTGATGAGTATAAAATATGAGTAATAAAAGGaatggaatatttttttgttcttaaggatttttatatttcataCATAATACACAaaagtaaataatttttataagacatacatattcatattatcTATAACAAGGTGATTAAAATTAGTGATGATTGtaagatttgaaaatgattagcatattataataaattaagcACTCTTTTCATCAGATTCAGCCTTTTGAGCAGCTAATTTTTCGTGGAAGGCAGCCATCTTAGCAGCTTCGTCTTTAGCTTTCATGGCttgtttcttttcttcttgcTTGGATAAGTATCTACCTCTAATCATATTACCCAACATAGCTAATTCTTCGTACTTAGCAATGTATTTACCCTTTGTGGAATCATAACCGTCATCGTATAACCATTCTTCGGCCTTTGCTAACATACCTTGTAATTTAGTCTTTTCAGCATCAGAAGCAAATTCAGCGTattcttcatctaatttaCCACGTAAAGAGTAAATGTATTCTTCCAAAGCGTTTTTACGGTCTTCAGTTTCAGCAACTAATTTATCTTGGGCAAACATTtcgttttctttttcaattaattcatttaatttgtCATCAGATAAAGCGAAAGTGCTAGCAACAATGTTCAAAGTATCTTTCTTGACAGTCTTGGTAACTTCTTTGAATTCTGGTTCGGCATCTTCTGGAGAATCTTCTGGCAATGGGATTTCTTCCTTGACGATAATATCTTCAACAGTGTAAGCTTCTTCGATGGTGTGTAAACCGGATGGATCAGCTCTCAACTTTAATTTAACTGGGATAGAAGTTTGACCTTCTGGTAATTCAACACCGGTAATTTCCCAATCAGCAATGTGAACCTTGGTACCATGTGGTAATTCAGATGGAGTAGTGAAATCGGCAGACATTTTGAAGTCACCAGTTCTGTGTAAAGTGATCATCTTAGTAGATGGGAAGTTAGAGCCAGCAGCGAAGACTTCCATagattcttcatcttcaactTGTTTGTCCCAAGAGTAAGAGACAGAGTATGGGTGGTAATCTTCGAATTTGAATGGTCTAACTCTTAAAGTTGGAGAGTGGATGGCACAAATGAAAGCAGCACCCTTAGCAATAGCTTCATCTTGGTTCAAAGTTGTAGATAATGGCTTACCGAAAGCTTCAGAGATAGAGTTCTTCAAAGTTGGGATACGAGTAGTACCACCAATCAATTCAACGAAATCAATATCTTCTGGAGTTAATTTAGCCAAAGCCATTGCCTTAGTAACAGGTTCAGTGACATGAGCCAATAATGGTTTAACTAATTCTTCCAATTCTTCACGAGTTAATTGAGAAGAACAATCGACATCGTTCATGACAGATTCGATGTTGAAAGGAGCAGCAGTGTTAGCAGACAAGAccttctttaatttttcagcaGCAGTTAAAACTCTGTTGTAAGCCTTGGCATTTTCTCTAATGTTAATCTTATATTTGGTCAAAAATTCATCAGCAAAATGTTCAGTGATGGCACGGTCGAAATCTCTACCACCGAAGTTCTTGTTGTAAGCAGTGGATAAGACCTTAGCTTCACCCTTCTTGAAAGCAACAATGGAACAAGTGTAAGAAGAGTGACCAATGTCAACAAAGGCAACAATTCTTGGCTTTTCAGAACCTTCTGGGAAATCAGTTTTGAAAATACCGTAAGAGACAGCAGCGGCGGTGATGTCGTTGACAACTCTAACTGGGTTTAAACCAGCAATTCTAGCAGCGTCAGCAATGGTATAACGTTCTTCTTCGTTATACCAGGCTGGAACAGCTAAACAAACATCAGTAATGTTAGCCTTAGAATCTTCAATGGCAGTGTGCTTCATTTTGTCCATGAACATACCAGCTAATTGAACTGCAGAAAAAGTTTCTTGTTCACCAGCTAATCTAACTTGAGCACCAATCTTACCATCTTCCAATTTGACAAGTTTGGAGGTGAAGTATTTAGATtcgaatttttcaaaatcagtATCGTTGTAATCCAAACCAACAATTCTCTTCAAGTTGTCAACAGTGTTCTTAATGTTAGAAGTTTGCTTGTTCTTAGCAGCTTCACCTAAGTATCTATTTTTTGGACCGAAACCAACCAAAGATGGGGTAGAACGGTTAGAGACTTCATTGACAACGATGTCAATACCTCTGTTTCTAGCAACAGCTAAGACGGAATTGTGGTTACCAAGATCTAAACCAAATGGAGTACTCATTTCTGTGTTTGTTTGCTTGAGTTTGCTATAGTGAAATCTTATAAGAGATTAAATAGAACTAGATCtgttcttttttcttaaatattcaatcaCGAATATGCATTAACAGAGATTCCAAAAATTAgttgtataataatattctagaatattaattatcaTTCACTAGTCATCACAGAATATTTCATCCAAATTCATATATTTCGCGATGAGATATGTTCGAGGAAAGAACGGCAAAGAAGcctaaagaaaaagatattattgtggaaaaatttttcaccgTCTCAAATGACATACTAGTCGGAAAATATCGTCGAATTTCATGGAAAATAAAGGAATTTTCGGAAACTATCGGATTAGGGTTAAATACTATCATGTGTTATAGGGTGCAATACTCAAAGGTGTAGggttatattttttaatagtttCGCGTTAAAGATGTGTTGGAAATTTTGTTAactagtaataataatgttaaaCAAGTATATGTTTAAATTATactataatatatatatacgaataaatatttatttggaaaACCCATTATTATAGtaaaaattatcatatgctaatttattaaaaattggaaaataatacagACTATTAGGATGTCTTtcgaaaataataatacattcACAGAGGCAAACAATGCCTTTAATGGCACTTTCAATGAAACCttcaataatgataattattcaaatactaACGGCACAGCCTTTGATGATACTAAATTAGAAGACTCAATCATGGCAGTCTCAGTCTATACTCCATTAATCTATGTtggtattttattaatatctttaatggTCTTTGGGTCACAATACAGAAAGAATcaagtgaaaaaattggcaaaattaaaatcaatcTTTGATGAACAAGAAGCAaaagatttatattttgaactaAAGACATTGAACGAATCAGGCGAGACTAAAATCCATGACAAAGTCCTGAAAGCTGCCCTTTTGAATAGAGGTAGTGAAGCTATTAGGCGTTCtcttaaattaaaagaattagcTCCACAAGTCGAAATCAATTATAAGACAGGATCTGTTGGTGAAGATTACTGGCAAAGATATCAAAATGAAGTTAAATTAATCGAGTTAGAATTCAAGGAAACTTTACAAGAAGCGGAATTACTGCAGCCTGGTTGGTCCCAAATGTTTGTTGTAGTTGCTAAAgaaatttgttttaatcAAGCATTAGCTAGACGTTATCAAtctattttaaaaagaaaagaagtTGCTATAGAAAAATGGGATTTAAAGTTAGATAATGATGGTAAATTGATTGAGAATTAGTATTCGAAGCCAATATGTAGTCTATTTTCATCAGTTTGAgtgattaatattattgctatACCTATTTAAGTTATATATGAGATTTTCAGTCATTATTAACTGATTAAATAGGTTTGAAATAGATgcatttgtatttgtacATCAAAATGAGCGTTAAATTGTGagatgaataaaaaataaaaggtTCATCATTTCAGGTGTTAAAACTGACAGAGCAAAATATATGTTATAAAAATGTCTGTATGATTACTATGTAACACAATATATACATGCAGGACTAATGTCTTCTGcctttctttttattgACTACTTGGAATTCCCAATCATCAACGTTACCTTCCGGTAATTGTAGAACTTCAAGCCAACTCAATGGATCCTCGATTTGCTTTTCACATTCAACACGTCTCTTGATGAATTCCGTGGCAAATCGTCTACCATCCATAACACTactatttgaataaattgtATCAgcaataatttcttttgattCGGGTCCTGCAGGTAAACTAAACAACACTTCCAAGACGCTTGTACTCTTAACATTTGggtttaatttcatttgagTTTTACACCATTTTAGAAAATCTTGACGGGTAGAAATAGAAGCATTGCCAGGATAAGCATTAGAACTTGAGCTG
The window above is part of the Henningerozyma blattae CBS 6284 chromosome 2, complete genome genome. Proteins encoded here:
- the TBLA0B04330 gene encoding uncharacterized protein (similar to Saccharomyces cerevisiae YPL108W; ancestral locus Anc_8.594), with translation MGIPEVTEAISAQDVNEDSFTKLNGRKNQSVTKPVTVDSETGEILVRRATGKARVRRGQTEEEYNEQLRQYFTEENGPTRTEPNFMDNVNDFDEKLDTMDLSIKQNRLRLQAYPQRAYYRRNYSICKDLCSKLILKVKDIPKIQRELEELEYMQNQCMLRLSKE
- the SEC66 gene encoding Sec63 complex subunit SEC66 (similar to Saccharomyces cerevisiae SEC66 (YBR171W); ancestral locus Anc_8.588) → MSFENNNTFTEANNAFNGTFNETFNNDNYSNTNGTAFDDTKLEDSIMAVSVYTPLIYVGILLISLMVFGSQYRKNQVKKLAKLKSIFDEQEAKDLYFELKTLNESGETKIHDKVLKAALLNRGSEAIRRSLKLKELAPQVEINYKTGSVGEDYWQRYQNEVKLIELEFKETLQEAELLQPGWSQMFVVVAKEICFNQALARRYQSILKRKEVAIEKWDLKLDNDGKLIEN
- the PEX32 gene encoding Pex32p (similar to Saccharomyces cerevisiae PEX32 (YBR168W); ancestral locus Anc_8.592); translation: MAYNKQLEAKLEQKYIHNKVVTDPEISAALARIYPLLIIINTTLDNILWICNDHCLPFIYLLAIEICLTPLDHSRNIKNITSYSYRMWSILQTWFALMSLVFLSTSLCYYIVTVYNDLKKLEAPTSEDILIALNSMTEKLKVLKVETLRGYSINMNKLIVYFFIFIPIQIFLNNSVFSEKYLRLFALSFLFFHSSWVQTTIKIFWRLTITRYIYFAFYYLLNPFAFKCRWPSIKGLNIYISKISPNAIADLPFPESFEILSNIEEQIALLKTYPRIDTNNSISLPSNRNAETSSTKPIHSVPEISESNNLTLTTPDILHKSISNSASITRSIPPVPGTISKSLPRSLPPFPNSAPGPVPQTSCFTPRPTPPIPNSAPKPSVPVLNPAATSVSPLSKSSSRPVPPIPNSISSSTSPLTNADKPTSSASDLNPLTSDLITTPKETVSSTSEITTENNLLVESNDETISANNDNKSNSQSLLPSEPTNKDSSFCATDLQLPNSSLITPSNGCISVIDITIMENQRKWRALGWSGITLKYERANFTINLDDETSTKQLPELITNQNLQAIVSPLELQNTMNSIPDWKWLDNGWVTFDWDYMDTDWNYLGKVESLECFTRSRKWKRRIYSIKTKK
- the CQD1 gene encoding Cqd1p (similar to Saccharomyces cerevisiae YPL109C; ancestral locus Anc_8.598), which codes for MYTRTFTRLFLKNRATSTFSVRHVWQTNSIKHLNNRHILQSSVLKYSIIPASGISYWLWKTSTEAIYNDVLSLNPNGDTFEMSLYLTSREELYNKNEKERDIFIKKYQNVILRSLIKSWYLLADNIIEPLATIVRFFQLTSLFLPLVLVYPMTWLGNKVLINANDMKDPEFETTGSIYWFRLVRISLELAGPSFIKLGQWAGSRTDILCQAFCNELGKLHSNSRKHSSEYTKDQICNSLNENNFENIFEEFNDSPTGVGAIAQVHVGKIKENYIYKNTYLDEDNRKYLLQNKWLAVKVLHPNVRTIIKRDIKLMRFFANIINAIPTMEWLSLPDEVQQFEIFMNLQLDLRIESMNLSMFNKNFENFPNIKFPKSFTEITTNNVLFEEYIKAFPMEHFLKIKMKLMTLFYFSELAPLLWIHFLKMLIIDDFIHADLHPGNVLINFIKMDNNGTKVISNEEESYQIVHKLMRLYKDSRIDEAKKPEFISDMKYVLNEYTPQICFIDTGLVTELNSRNRVNFIALFNALVRFDGYEAGELMIERSRTPETAVDKEIFAMKVEKLIDKVKKRTFTLGTVSIGDLLQQMLNMVRHHHVRLEGDFVSIVVAILLLEGIGRQLDPDMDLFSSSLPILREYALRKESNTLIQDASRLSMLKIWMGLELRQLMNLSAAQIHYLLRTDQLSPNY
- the UBS1 gene encoding Ubs1p (similar to Saccharomyces cerevisiae UBS1 (YBR165W); ancestral locus Anc_8.596), which translates into the protein MNNIARKLLREWKYLIRHSPESQKLFFLKPQDSDIHLWHLVLSHPQTGMEIYLVLYINIDELRDIKRNNFNSHGHAFNNNGVNSNSIIMRCITPNLICPINKNISVTHLRVLLKENGFNGLIHFLWSKFFDPINDTRFCTNNNIQKLCKLGYIWNRTMSRSFRSLFPEIIGTLQQGDYLFVKEYSKRLRMDINNDIFGTCNVSTDYNNDINTSTMNTSIEIPCLSTNPSDILACDSTPSQPLFSNNFGQKRLQHDDSTNTFNKNKRSRNS
- the SSE1 gene encoding adenyl-nucleotide exchange factor SSE1 (similar to Saccharomyces cerevisiae SSE2 (YBR169C) and SSE1 (YPL106C); ancestral locus Anc_8.590), encoding MSTPFGLDLGNHNSVLAVARNRGIDIVVNEVSNRSTPSLVGFGPKNRYLGEAAKNKQTSNIKNTVDNLKRIVGLDYNDTDFEKFESKYFTSKLVKLEDGKIGAQVRLAGEQETFSAVQLAGMFMDKMKHTAIEDSKANITDVCLAVPAWYNEEERYTIADAARIAGLNPVRVVNDITAAAVSYGIFKTDFPEGSEKPRIVAFVDIGHSSYTCSIVAFKKGEAKVLSTAYNKNFGGRDFDRAITEHFADEFLTKYKINIRENAKAYNRVLTAAEKLKKVLSANTAAPFNIESVMNDVDCSSQLTREELEELVKPLLAHVTEPVTKAMALAKLTPEDIDFVELIGGTTRIPTLKNSISEAFGKPLSTTLNQDEAIAKGAAFICAIHSPTLRVRPFKFEDYHPYSVSYSWDKQVEDEESMEVFAAGSNFPSTKMITLHRTGDFKMSADFTTPSELPHGTKVHIADWEITGVELPEGQTSIPVKLKLRADPSGLHTIEEAYTVEDIIVKEEIPLPEDSPEDAEPEFKEVTKTVKKDTLNIVASTFALSDDKLNELIEKENEMFAQDKLVAETEDRKNALEEYIYSLRGKLDEEYAEFASDAEKTKLQGMLAKAEEWLYDDGYDSTKGKYIAKYEELAMLGNMIRGRYLSKQEEKKQAMKAKDEAAKMAAFHEKLAAQKAESDEKSA